The Candidatus Cloacimonadota bacterium genomic sequence ACGGATTTGAAGGGAAATCTGGAGTATGTTAATCCAAAATTTACGGAAATCACCGGATATACATTTGAAGAAGCGATTGGTCAAAATCCCAGAATCTTGAAAGCCGGTAACCTACCAGATGAGATGTATGAAGATTTGTGGGATACAATTTCTTCCGGTAATATATGGCGGGGAGAGTTTCACAATAAAAGAAAAAATGGAGAATTGTTTTGGGAAGCAGCTTCTATTTCTCCTATTTTTGACAAGCATGGCACAATTACTAACTATGTTAAAGTTGCAGAAGACATCACGGAACGCAAAAAAGCAGCCGAAGAACTAAAACTTAGTGAAAAAAAATATCGCACAGTATTTGAAAATACCGGAACAGCCACCGTTATTATTGAAGAAGATACAATTATCTCCCTAGCAAACAGCAAATGCGAACAGCTAACGGGATATTCAAAAGAGGAAATTGAAGGCAAAATGAAATGGACACAATTAATTGCCAAAGATGATCTTGAAAGAATGAAATCCCATCACAATGCCCGGCGTGCTAAAGATGGGGAAGCTCCCAACCGATACGAATTCAAATTAATTGATAAATTTGGCAAGATTCATTATATATTTATTGAAATTGATTTAATTCCCGGAACAAAAAGGAGCATTGCGTCTCTGCTGGACATCACAGAACTCAAACAAGCGGAAAAAATTCAAAACACAATATTTAATATTTCAACTGCCGTAAACACAACCCAAAACCTGAACGAATTATATTTGAAGATACAAGAATATCTCGGAGAAATAATTGATACTACGAATTTCTATGTAGCATTATATGATGAAAAAACCGATTTAATTTCTCTTCCTTATATAGCTGACAAAAAGGATAAAATTTTACAATTTCCTGCTGGAAAAACCCTTACTGCTTACGTAATTAAAACCGGAAAACCTCTATTTGCTCCTGAAACAATTTTCCGCGAATTAAGCAAACAGGGAAAAGTCGAAATGATAGGTCCTGATTCCAAAATTTGGCTTGGTGTTCCTTTAAAAATTGATAATATTGTTACAGGTGTTGTAGCTGTTCAAAGCTATGATAATCCGAATCTCTATACGGAAAATGATCTGGAAATCTTGGAATTTGTTTCGGGTGAGATTGCTCAGGCTATTAAATCCAAACAGGCAGAAATGAATATCAAAGAATCCCAACTTCGATATAAAAAACTCTTCACAAAAGCCCTTACTCCGATTTTGCTTGTGGAACCTGAAACTCGCTTTATTGAAGATGTAAACCCGGCTACCCTAAAATTATTTGGTTACACCAGAAACGAACTGATTGGCAAACCTCTTTGCATGATCCTGCCGGAAGAGAAAGAGCAAACTCAAAATATTTTAAATCAAGTCTCCAAAGCACAAGAAGGCGGAATCCGGATGGGAACGAAAACGGTTATCATAAAAAACGGCGAACATCGAATATTGGACGCCTCCTTCTCTTTCTATGTTTATTTTGGCAAACCTCTAATCCAGATAATTGCAGTTGATATTACGGAAAAAATCAGAACACAGGAAAAATTGCGAGAAGAACTAAAAGAAAATCGCTCTTTGCTGATGGAAATTCATCACCGCGTTAGAAATAATTGGCAGATGATTGATAGCCTGATGAATTTGCAGACGGGATATGTTGAAGATGAAAAAGCATTAACTTTGTTTATAGAAACCCAAGATAGAATTCGCTCAATGGCACTTGTACACGACCATCTCTATAACAAAGAAAGTTTGCATAATATAAATATGGGAAAATACTTTGAACAGATTGTGCACGAACTGTTTAATCTTTATTCAGCGGATTTGGGAAATATTAATCTTGAATTCGATATAAAAGATGTTAAGATGGACATTGAGATAGCCTCTCCCTGCGGAATGATAGTTAATGAAATTGTAACGAATTCGCTGAAACATGGATTCCCGAACAGACGAGATGGCATTATCAGCGTTTCCTTGAAGAAAACTTCCCCAAACATATTTACTCTCGTTGTTAAGGATAATGGGATTGGCATTCCTGCTGAACTTGATCTTCATGATGCCGGTGCTTTTGGTTTTGAACTCATCACGATGCTGGGTGAAGGGCAATTGGGTGGAAAGTTAACTTTAGACAGAAGTCAGGGAACCGAGTTTACTTTAATTTGGGGAGAGTAAAATCAGGCTTCGCAATAACCGTTTCGGAGAAACAGAATACGAATCGGATTACGCTTTTCCAAAGCGTTCCTACACAAACCGTTTAGGAGAAAGGGATTACGGTATTCCTCTTCCCTGAAATATTTTAATTTAACTTGATTTTAAATCAGAGACAAAAGCAGAAAATCATGAAAAAAACGAACTTTCCAAAAGCACGATTAACAAAAAACTATAAAAAATGGTACATCGGATTTTTTCTCGCAATTGTTATTTCGCTCATAGTCTCTTTTTTGCAAGAAAGTGAGTTTGGCAAACAACTCGAATTGAAGACGCTGGATTATCGCTTCCGGAAATTCACGTGTCCCGCAAAAGCAGATACGAACATCGTTCTCGTTTCTATTGATGATTCCAGTCTCGATTATTTTTCTTCATTTGGGATTTATTGGAAATGGCCTCGAAGCTACTATGGTTTTCTCGTTGACTATCTTTCCAAAGTCGAAGCGAAAGCTGTGATATTTGATATGATGTTCGACGATCCGGATATCAATCGGGACGAAACAGATGCGGAGGAGACAGACGGGGCTTTTGCCCAAGCCATAAAAAATTACGGCAAAACCATACTTGCAGGAAAATTCTCAAGAGATTCTTTAAGAATGATGCCGAATATTAACAGATTCGCCTTGAATTTTCAATCATCTTCAAACAAATATTTACACCCAAACAATGTCGGAGGAAGTTTCCCGATTGACACTTTGCTGAATGCTACAAATCTAATTGGTATAATAGATATTCAAGCCGATAATGATGGAATTATTCGTCGCGCCCCGCTAATTTCTAAATATCAGAACAAATATTATCCGCAGTTAGCCTTTGCCTGTTTATTACAAAAAGAAAACGAGCGGACTAATATTATCCAAACGCATAAATCAATCTCCTTTGAAAACAACACAATTCCTGTAGATAAATCTGGGAAATACTTAATTAACTGGTATGGAAGTGGCGGCCCGGATGGATTTTTTCAATACATTCCTTTTGCAGCCGTGATCCAATCCGCAAGTGCTTTGGAACAGGATTTGGAGCCAACCATCTCTCATAATAAGTTCAAAAATAAATATGTTATTATTGGGGCAACTGCTTCCGGTTTGTCTGACCTGCGTACTACTCCATTTGTAAAGCCATATCCCGGATTTGAGATATGGGCAACAATTCTTAGCAATTTTATCAATCGGGATTTTGTAACTGTGGTTCCTTTTTGGTTGAATTTGTTAAACACGATTTTTGCTGCTTTTCTCACTTTCCTGATTTTTACCCGATTCAAACCAAGAATCAGTAACCCGTTAATGATTGCCTTGCTGATTTATATTTTGGGATTATCGCTTTGGCTTTGGTCCGGACAAAGAATTTTGCTGAATATCACGATGCCATTATTCGGATTTTTTATTATGTATTTTGCAATTGTAACAGTTAGCTTTTTAATGGAAGGGCAGTCGAAACGTGAAATTCGCAAAGTCTTTACCCGTTATTTGCATCCTGATGTAATAAAATCCCTTTTGGAACATCCGAATGAAGTGGAAATTGGTGGAAACAAAATCGAGGCAACCGTTCTTTTTACCGATATTGCAAATTTCACTACTTTTTCAGAAGGGCACACACCTACGGAACTGGTTAAATTACTCAACGAATATTTTGAAAAACTTACTCAAATTGTCATTGATAACAACGGTTTGCTGGACAAATACACCGGAGATGGTTTGATGGCAATTTTTGGAGCTCCGGTTCAAAGAGAAGATCACGCTGTTCTCGCTTGCAAAGTAGCGCTTGCTCATCGCACTTATTGCCGGAAATTGCTTTCAAATCCCCAAATTGAGGAATCCTCTGTTTATAATTTCCACATTCACACTCGCATTGGGATAAATTCCGGAGAAATCGTGGCTGGAAATATTGGCTCGAAGTTGCGAATGGATTACACCGCAATCGGCGATGGGGTAAATCTCTCTGCAAGACTGGAAGGTGTGAATAAAGTCTATAAAACAAATGTGATAATCAGCCAATCTACCTACGATCTGATTTCCGGATCTTTCATCTGCAGAGAACTTGACACTTTACGAGTGAAAGGCAAAAAGAAGCCTACAAAGATTTATGAACTTGTTGCAGAAAATCACGAAGCCACCGCAGAATTGTCTGAACTAATTGAGAAATACACAGAAGCTTTGGGATTCTACCGGACTGGAAAATGGGAAAAAGCTATTGAGATCTTTAAAAAACTTACCGAGGGCTCATTCTCTGACCCTCCGTCTCAAATTATGCTGAAACGTTGTATTGATTTCAAGAAAAAACCACCCAAAAATTGGGATGGCGTTTTAACTATGGAGGTAAAATGATAAGAAAAAAAATAAGTCTAACTTTGTTTATAATATTTTTTTCGATTCTTTTCTTAAACCAATCGGTTTATTCGGAAGAGAAATCCAATTGCACGATCAACCGCGAACATGCCCTTTTGCGTTCCGGTCCCGGTTCATATTATCCATCCATCGCAGAACTTCCGTCAGGTATGGAAATTGCAATAATTGAAGAAACAAACGGCTGGTATAAAATCAATGTAGATTCTCTCACCGGATATGTTGCAAAAAAAATTACTGAAGGAAAAACAAGAAGGAACGATTTCAGTTCTCACGACACAGATACATTTGCTCAAATGGGAAAGAAGAGAGCAGTTAAAAGAGTTAATCAGGCTGAATTGACTGCCGGTATCAAAGGATTGGGCGGAAAATTCTGCAAGAATCTAAAGGGCGATAAAAAATTTGTGGAAATATTTGTGGGTTATTCTCTGGATTCGGATCAATTTTCACAATTCCGCTTTGAAACCTATAAAAATATGGATCTCAACAAAATTAGAAACGAAGTAGAATTGCCGGAATTGGTAGCACCCACATATTTTACTTTTGAGGAAGATGCAATGGGAATAGGAATTGCCGCGGCTATTTCCGAAATGGGATTATATCAAAATAAGTCCGTTCAGGATTATGTAAATTTTGTGGGAAATCTGGTTGTTCAGGCAAGCAATGCCTATGATATTCCCTTCAAATTTTTCATTCTGGATATTCCCCAACCAAATGCTTATTCTTGCCCGGGAGGAATAATTTTTATCACAAAGGGTTTGCTTGATTTTCTGGAAAATGAAGCGGAACTCGCCTGTGTTCTCGGGCACGAAATTACCCACGTTTCCTGTTATCACGGAATGAAAGAGCTGGAAGAACGCAAAGTGCAAATAATTGCCGAAGATTCATTTGCCGATCTTGATGAAGAAACGGAAGAAAATTTTGGTCCTATGGATGATTCTCTCAAAGCAGTTGAGGAAGAGCTGGAAAGCATGAGTATGTCAATCTATGGCAGGATATTTGCCGGACGTTATGCGGAATACGAAGAAGAAGCGGATAAATATGGAATAATTTACGCTACCCGCGCCGGATATGATCCTCGCAGCATGGCAGACCTGCTTCAGCGTTTGATCGCCAGCGGAAAAACATCAAATAACGAACATTTTACGCATGAGCAGATGGTGCAAAGAAAGGCATTGATTCAAATTAGTTTGAATAATTCGGAAATATCTCACGGACTTGTTCTGAACCGAGAAAGGCTGAAAAGCAGATTGACGAATTAGTTTCTGTCCGTAAAGTAGGGATTCGACGCAGATGAACGCTGAAGAAAATGATTTACGCAAGATAAAAAATTTAATTATAAAAAGTGTAGTATCAGCGCCTGCCCCGTTGAATGCTTTGTATTTTAATATTCAACAGGGGTTTATCAGCATAATCAGTGCTTGCCCTGTGGAATGTTTTTGCATTTATATTCCACTTGGGGTTTATCTGCGTCGAATCATCTGCGGATAATTATTGCAAAAATACGACTTTACGGATAGACTCTAATTAGCGTTTGTCCGTAAAGTACTATTTTTCGACCTCACCCCGACCCTTCCGCCGGCTGGCGGAGAGAGGGAGATAAAAG encodes the following:
- a CDS encoding PAS domain S-box protein, whose translation is MNKKKILIIDDDEGIRESLSDILDEEGYYVKSASDGKTAKEFFEKDSFHLVLVDVNLPDISGLELISQLKKISLTSEYIIITGHASLETAIISVQSKEILSYEKKPLDMYHFLNFITETFNRKEAVEELQKSEERFRDMANLLPQIIYEIDLKGNLTFVNKQVFNTFGYSQKEFDKGFNFLKALIPEDRYRAKKHIQNILHGIEFGNPEYTALRKNGSTFPILIYSNVILKDNEPAGMRGIIVDITEQKKSEEEIRKLSTAVTQSPSVIAITDLKGNLEYVNPKFTEITGYTFEEAIGQNPRILKAGNLPDEMYEDLWDTISSGNIWRGEFHNKRKNGELFWEAASISPIFDKHGTITNYVKVAEDITERKKAAEELKLSEKKYRTVFENTGTATVIIEEDTIISLANSKCEQLTGYSKEEIEGKMKWTQLIAKDDLERMKSHHNARRAKDGEAPNRYEFKLIDKFGKIHYIFIEIDLIPGTKRSIASLLDITELKQAEKIQNTIFNISTAVNTTQNLNELYLKIQEYLGEIIDTTNFYVALYDEKTDLISLPYIADKKDKILQFPAGKTLTAYVIKTGKPLFAPETIFRELSKQGKVEMIGPDSKIWLGVPLKIDNIVTGVVAVQSYDNPNLYTENDLEILEFVSGEIAQAIKSKQAEMNIKESQLRYKKLFTKALTPILLVEPETRFIEDVNPATLKLFGYTRNELIGKPLCMILPEEKEQTQNILNQVSKAQEGGIRMGTKTVIIKNGEHRILDASFSFYVYFGKPLIQIIAVDITEKIRTQEKLREELKENRSLLMEIHHRVRNNWQMIDSLMNLQTGYVEDEKALTLFIETQDRIRSMALVHDHLYNKESLHNINMGKYFEQIVHELFNLYSADLGNINLEFDIKDVKMDIEIASPCGMIVNEIVTNSLKHGFPNRRDGIISVSLKKTSPNIFTLVVKDNGIGIPAELDLHDAGAFGFELITMLGEGQLGGKLTLDRSQGTEFTLIWGE
- a CDS encoding adenylate/guanylate cyclase domain-containing protein; the protein is MKKTNFPKARLTKNYKKWYIGFFLAIVISLIVSFLQESEFGKQLELKTLDYRFRKFTCPAKADTNIVLVSIDDSSLDYFSSFGIYWKWPRSYYGFLVDYLSKVEAKAVIFDMMFDDPDINRDETDAEETDGAFAQAIKNYGKTILAGKFSRDSLRMMPNINRFALNFQSSSNKYLHPNNVGGSFPIDTLLNATNLIGIIDIQADNDGIIRRAPLISKYQNKYYPQLAFACLLQKENERTNIIQTHKSISFENNTIPVDKSGKYLINWYGSGGPDGFFQYIPFAAVIQSASALEQDLEPTISHNKFKNKYVIIGATASGLSDLRTTPFVKPYPGFEIWATILSNFINRDFVTVVPFWLNLLNTIFAAFLTFLIFTRFKPRISNPLMIALLIYILGLSLWLWSGQRILLNITMPLFGFFIMYFAIVTVSFLMEGQSKREIRKVFTRYLHPDVIKSLLEHPNEVEIGGNKIEATVLFTDIANFTTFSEGHTPTELVKLLNEYFEKLTQIVIDNNGLLDKYTGDGLMAIFGAPVQREDHAVLACKVALAHRTYCRKLLSNPQIEESSVYNFHIHTRIGINSGEIVAGNIGSKLRMDYTAIGDGVNLSARLEGVNKVYKTNVIISQSTYDLISGSFICRELDTLRVKGKKKPTKIYELVAENHEATAELSELIEKYTEALGFYRTGKWEKAIEIFKKLTEGSFSDPPSQIMLKRCIDFKKKPPKNWDGVLTMEVK
- a CDS encoding M48 family metalloprotease gives rise to the protein MIRKKISLTLFIIFFSILFLNQSVYSEEKSNCTINREHALLRSGPGSYYPSIAELPSGMEIAIIEETNGWYKINVDSLTGYVAKKITEGKTRRNDFSSHDTDTFAQMGKKRAVKRVNQAELTAGIKGLGGKFCKNLKGDKKFVEIFVGYSLDSDQFSQFRFETYKNMDLNKIRNEVELPELVAPTYFTFEEDAMGIGIAAAISEMGLYQNKSVQDYVNFVGNLVVQASNAYDIPFKFFILDIPQPNAYSCPGGIIFITKGLLDFLENEAELACVLGHEITHVSCYHGMKELEERKVQIIAEDSFADLDEETEENFGPMDDSLKAVEEELESMSMSIYGRIFAGRYAEYEEEADKYGIIYATRAGYDPRSMADLLQRLIASGKTSNNEHFTHEQMVQRKALIQISLNNSEISHGLVLNRERLKSRLTN